One genomic region from Rhodococcus sp. SBT000017 encodes:
- a CDS encoding MlaD family protein: MNRSSTLISILALAVVFVVGLGYLVVGVAHINPTRSEYSLTAIIDSSGGLLDTSPVMVRGVPVGKVSSINVADSAIKVEMTIDSDHKIPQDSEMSIQNLSLAGEQYINFVPAGTATGGYFDNGDVVPADAVHVSQSVPQVLPKLAAVADGLDPESIESINKTVAEAVAGRQDDLDTIGDMMHRVVDFVGKDGSVRVTADNAEFLLGLLADAGDVLSTASVRTPDAVNGLARIQRAFIRFTTTSYDKWPPVLKLVEKLNGYIQILQPDLLTITRAVKPATEKVADTYVDFGSIGDLLGRTFPASRPGRAEVPVTVSPPLR; the protein is encoded by the coding sequence GTGAACCGCAGCAGCACGCTCATATCGATACTGGCTCTCGCCGTCGTGTTCGTCGTAGGGCTCGGCTACCTCGTCGTCGGCGTGGCACACATCAACCCCACCCGCTCCGAGTACTCCTTAACCGCCATCATCGACAGCTCAGGCGGTCTGCTGGACACATCGCCGGTGATGGTGCGGGGGGTACCCGTCGGAAAGGTGTCCTCGATCAACGTCGCGGATTCGGCAATTAAGGTCGAGATGACGATTGATTCCGACCACAAGATCCCCCAGGACAGCGAGATGTCTATCCAGAATCTGTCGCTCGCGGGGGAACAGTACATCAACTTCGTGCCCGCGGGCACGGCAACCGGTGGGTACTTCGATAACGGAGACGTGGTGCCCGCGGACGCGGTGCACGTGTCGCAATCGGTTCCCCAGGTGTTGCCAAAGTTGGCTGCAGTGGCAGATGGGCTCGACCCGGAATCGATCGAGTCCATCAACAAGACCGTCGCCGAGGCCGTCGCCGGACGGCAGGACGACCTCGACACGATCGGCGACATGATGCACCGTGTAGTCGATTTCGTCGGCAAAGATGGGTCCGTCCGGGTGACCGCAGACAACGCCGAGTTCCTGCTCGGCCTCTTGGCCGATGCCGGGGACGTCCTCAGTACGGCATCTGTACGCACCCCTGACGCCGTGAACGGGCTGGCGCGGATTCAACGGGCGTTCATCAGGTTCACAACCACCTCGTACGACAAGTGGCCTCCCGTGTTGAAGCTTGTGGAAAAGCTCAACGGCTATATTCAGATCCTGCAGCCGGATCTGCTGACGATCACCCGGGCGGTGAAACCGGCGACCGAGAAAGTTGCCGACACATACGTCGACTTCGGGTCGATCGGCGACCTCCTCGGCCGGACTTTCCCGGCGTCGCGACCAGGTCGCGCCGAGGTCCCCGTCACCGTGTCGCCGCCACTACGGTGA